The following are encoded in a window of Methanomicrobia archaeon genomic DNA:
- a CDS encoding AbrB/MazE/SpoVT family DNA-binding domain-containing protein, with protein MGELIAMDKSGRIIIPAKIRQRYRTNKFEIRIDDDKIELRPVKPLESLFGALPELDLATIRKEHADEVDDEHF; from the coding sequence ATGGGTGAACTGATAGCTATGGATAAAAGTGGGCGGATCATCATTCCCGCGAAGATCAGGCAGAGATACAGGACGAATAAATTCGAGATCCGTATCGATGACGATAAGATCGAATTACGTCCGGTAAAGCCGTTAGAATCGCTATTTGGCGCGCTTCCTGAACTCGATCTCGCAACGATACGCAAAGAGCATGCCGACGAGGTGGACGATGAGCACTTCTAG
- a CDS encoding type II toxin-antitoxin system VapC family toxin, translating to MSTSSSSILVDSFAWLEILQGSERGRAALNLIRQSEKVFISVLNLYELRYRIEQLKDEQTANEFLKTIQVHAKTINVDDEIALQGAQLKLKYGLGAIDSLLLATARVHNLKLLTGDKHFETMPDAILI from the coding sequence ATGAGCACTTCTAGCTCTAGCATCCTGGTCGATAGCTTTGCATGGCTCGAGATCCTCCAGGGCTCTGAAAGAGGCAGGGCTGCTTTGAACCTCATAAGGCAGAGTGAAAAGGTGTTTATCTCGGTTTTAAATCTCTATGAGCTGCGATATCGGATAGAACAGCTCAAAGATGAGCAAACCGCAAATGAGTTCCTCAAAACTATTCAAGTTCATGCGAAAACGATCAATGTCGACGACGAGATCGCACTACAAGGCGCTCAGCTCAAATTAAAGTACGGGTTAGGCGCGATTGACTCACTCCTGCTTGCAACTGCACGAGTTCACAATCTGAAGCTCCTAACCGGCGATAAGCATTTCGAAACGATGCCTGATGCGATACTGATATGA
- a CDS encoding pyridoxamine 5'-phosphate oxidase family protein, which produces MNLQDCITFANENPVASVATIEGDQPRVRLFAMWFADKTGFYFHTGTIKSIYKQLQRNPKVELCFYNPGDALGGGKMLRASGVVDFVDDTALKERLFEERPFLKAIAASLPSDHSVVIFRVHKGAAWFWTMEINTRESEAERIPF; this is translated from the coding sequence ATGAATCTACAAGATTGTATTACGTTTGCCAACGAGAATCCTGTGGCGAGTGTAGCAACGATTGAAGGCGATCAGCCACGCGTACGGCTGTTCGCGATGTGGTTCGCGGATAAAACTGGGTTTTACTTCCATACTGGTACGATAAAGTCTATCTACAAGCAGTTACAGCGCAATCCGAAGGTGGAGCTCTGCTTTTACAATCCGGGAGACGCACTGGGAGGCGGTAAAATGCTGCGAGCGTCCGGCGTGGTGGATTTTGTCGATGATACCGCACTCAAAGAGCGTTTGTTTGAAGAGCGCCCCTTCCTCAAGGCCATCGCGGCAAGCCTGCCGAGCGATCACTCGGTGGTTATCTTCCGCGTGCATAAGGGCGCAGCGTGGTTCTGGACAATGGAGATCAACACGCGCGAGTCAGAAGCCGAACGAATACCGTTCTGA
- a CDS encoding TRAM domain-containing protein produces the protein MEYSGERRGFSAPINVGETYDVTIEDVGREGDGITRVEGFVVFVPNSQKGDNVKIRITKVSRRVGFGEVVTE, from the coding sequence ATGGAATATAGTGGAGAAAGAAGGGGTTTCAGTGCCCCTATAAATGTTGGCGAGACCTACGACGTCACGATAGAGGACGTAGGTAGAGAAGGCGACGGTATCACCCGAGTAGAGGGTTTTGTGGTTTTTGTACCCAACAGCCAGAAAGGGGATAACGTGAAAATCCGCATAACGAAAGTATCGAGGAGAGTTGGATTTGGGGAAGTAGTTACGGAATAA
- a CDS encoding nitroreductase family protein yields the protein MIRDLILKNRSYRRFYQDATIDLQTLRELVDLARHSASGGNMQPLKYILSCDPAKNALIFPHLVWAGYLKDWPGPLEGERPAAYIIILWDKELAKHAIGCDHGIAAQSILLGATERGLGGCMIGSIDRYGLGKDLEIPRRFEILLVIALGKPKETVVLETVGPAGSIEYWRDNEGVHHVPKRPLDEIIIAQ from the coding sequence ATGATACGAGATTTAATCCTGAAGAACAGGAGCTATCGCCGCTTTTATCAGGACGCGACCATCGACCTCCAGACCCTGCGCGAGCTCGTTGATCTCGCACGACACTCCGCATCGGGCGGCAATATGCAACCGCTCAAGTATATTCTCTCCTGCGATCCCGCAAAGAACGCACTGATCTTCCCGCACCTCGTCTGGGCCGGGTATCTCAAAGACTGGCCCGGGCCCTTGGAAGGTGAGCGGCCTGCGGCGTATATCATCATCCTCTGGGACAAAGAGCTCGCAAAACACGCTATCGGTTGTGACCACGGCATAGCAGCGCAGAGTATTCTCCTCGGTGCCACGGAACGAGGATTAGGCGGGTGCATGATCGGGTCGATCGACCGGTACGGACTCGGAAAAGACCTCGAGATCCCGCGCCGCTTCGAGATCCTTCTTGTCATCGCGCTTGGCAAGCCCAAAGAAACCGTCGTCCTCGAGACCGTCGGGCCGGCCGGAAGTATCGAGTACTGGCGGGATAACGAAGGGGTACACCACGTGCCCAAGCGACCGCTCGATGAGATCATCATCGCTCAGTAA